The genomic DNA tttctaacagattttcatttgttcatttgttgttttctgtttcttttgtagaatttatttatttattgtgttgttttgcagaactcattgtatttattgtgtCATCTTTTGCCCGTTCCCCTGCTCTCTCGAGGCTCTTCTATTCCCTGCGGTTTACTAAAAACACTCATTTCCAGCTGAACCGATTGATTATTTCCTCCAGTCCGACTGTGTTTCTTATCAGcagcatcctgcagcaaaaCCCCCTCTGGGGATGATGTGTGGTCGACTCTCTTTTGTCCTGATCTGAAGCAGCGCTATCGGCTCTGAAGggccgagcagcagcagcagattggTAGCAGCAGCTGAATGGATGTTGCCATGGCGTCCAGTCCCACTCTGTACAACAACCTGCAGATAAACACCACGGCGACATATTTAAACGCCCGATGCtgctcagagagagagaaaacacgtTTTCTTATCTGAGCTCTGGTCAGAATCTCACTGAGCTTCCTGAACAAACGTTCTCTGTTGAACTggctcctttcagccaatcagccCATTAAGCCGGAACACAAACATTCCCAGCAGGCCCAGCGGTTGTCACGGCGATGATGCTGTGAGAGTAGGGGTCGAGGGCTCCGATTGGACGGTCACCTGTGTCAGAAAACGTGTGGTTTCAGATGCTGGAGTCTGTTCacagaaatatttcattaatGGATGAAACTTGATTAACCTTGGTCCTTTAATTTGCTATTCAgctcaaaacatgaaataatttaTAAACATCTGCAGGTTTGCTGCTCAGTCGCTAATTTATTAGCATAGCATGGTGTTATCAAAGCTGTAAGCAATGTTTGCATTATGAGCATTTTAGCATGCTAAGGTTAGCGCATAAGTTAGCATTTTATTAGTAGCATGGTAACGTTAAAACTATTGCTAAATATATGCTAAAATTAACAGATAATAGATAATTAACAGATAACATATGTTATCAAGCATATGTTGGCATCATATTTGTAGCATGTAGCATTTTGAGCAATTTAACATGCTTAGTTTAGCATCATATTACTAGCATAGTATCATGAAAACTATTAGCATGTAGCATGCTTAACTTAGCATCATATTACGAGCATAGTATCATTAAAATTATGATCATGTTAGCATTACGAGCATTTTAGCATGCTAAAGTTAGAATATAAGTTATCATCATATTAGTAGCACATTAAAATCATAAGCATTGTGAGCAATTTAGCATGCTTAACTTAGCATCATATTCCTACCATAATAACATTAAAACTGTAAGCATTTTAGCATGCATAAGTGCGCATCATACTAGTACCATAGTAATATTAAAACTATTAACATTGTGAGCATTTTACCatgcttagcttagcatcataCTAATACCATAGGAACATTAAATCTATTAGCACTGTGAGCATTTAGCATGCTTATCTTAGCATCATATTACTAGCATAGTATCATTAAAACTatgagcatgttagcattgtgaGCATTTTAAGATGGTTAACTTAGCATCGTATTAGCAGCATTATAGTATTAAAATTATTGTTATGTTAGCACTGTGAACATTTTAGCatgcttagcttagcatcataTATTACCATTGTTACATAAAACTATTAGCATTGTGAGCATTTTAGCATGCTTAATTTAGCATCATGTTATTAACATTGTAGCATTCTTACTATTAGCATATTAGCATTGTGAGCATTTTAGCGTGCTTAAGTTTGCATCATATTCATACCATggtaacattaaaattattagcatgttagcattgtgaGCATTTTAGCAGTGCAGTGGAATGCAGTAACATATCAAATTAAGTTTGTAAAAACTACCAGTCGGTCAGATTTTGCTCGTCTAGAAATTTTACAAGACAGACAAAATTATTTTACCCATACTACCTCACATATTTAACTTTTGAGGGTGAAAACAGCAACAAGCTCCACTTCTGTGCAACGAGAGCTGTTAACGAGTCGTTccgtcatttttttttgcagatagcagcagcagcaaccaaGGCTTCCTCTCAGGGCGACGACTTATACCTGGACGACACAGGTTCAGGAGGTTACTACCCTGAAGACGACGATGACTTCAACTCAGGATCCGGCTCAGGTAGGAAACATTCACAACACACCTGGAGACACACCCGCAGAATCTACAGAGTGTTGGCATCATATTACTACCATAGGGACATTCAAACTATTAGCGTGTTAGCATTTTATCTTACTTAGCTTAGCATCATATTGCTACCATAGGCACATTCAAACTATTAACACACTACCATTTTAGCATTCTGAGCTTAGCATCATATTACTACCATAGTAACATTAAAACTATTAACAAGCTAGCATTTTAGCATTCTTAGCTTAGCATTATATTACTACCATagtaacattaaaattattagcAGACTAGCGTTTTAGCATACTTAAGTTTGCATCATATCTGTATCATGGGAAGGTTATAGctattagcatgttagcattgagTGCATTTTAGCATACTAACGTTTACATATAAGTTAGCATCACATTAGTAGAATGGTAAAACTCTCCGCATTTTAGCATTGTGAGCATCTGACTGGCTTAAGTTGGCATTAGCGAAAAACACAGTGGCAGTGTTTTTCGCTAATGATACCACAGAATATGCCAGAAAAATACAGTACTTACTTTGTCCCAAAGCAGTAGCTATTAAATGCTTAAGTTTGCATGTTAGCATTGTGAGCATTTTGGCATGCCAATATTTGCATATACATTAGCATTATATTagtagcatttttaaaattaatgcgTTAGCACTTTGAGCATTATAGCATGCTTATGTTTGCATATAAGTTAGCATCATATTAATAGATTGGTAAAActattagcatgctagcattgtGAGCATTTCAGCATGCTTAAGTTTGCATGTAAGTAAGCATCATATTAGTAGAATGGTAAAATTATCAGCCTGTTAACACTGTGAGCATTATAGCACGCTAACATTTGCATATAAATTAGCATCATATGAGCAGAATgctaaaatcattaaatttccATTATATTAGTGGCATtgtaacattaaaattattagcatgttagcattgtgaGCATTTCAGCATGCTTAAATTTGCATATATGTTAGCATCATATCAGCAGATTGCTAAAACTATGACCCTGTTAGCGTTGTGAGCATTATAGCATGCTTAAATTTGCATATATGTTAGCATCATATCAACAGATTGCTAAAACTATGAGCATATTAGCACTGTGAGCATTATAGCATGCTTAAGTTTGAATATAGGTTAGCATCATTTTAGTACCATGGTAAAACTATTAGCATGTTTGCATTGTGAACATTTTAGCAGGCTTATGTTTGCATATAAGTTAGCGTCATATTAGTAGCATGTTAACATTGTGAACGTTTTAGCATGCTTAAGTTTTCATTATACTAGTTGCATATAAGTTAGCATCATATTAGTAACATGTTGAACTTACGGCTAGTTCGTTTCCAGTTTTTTGAGTTTCCCTGcagattttgtattttattcgcCACTCGCCTCCAGCGCCTTCTTTAAAAGTAACTCTGCTTTCAGAAAGAAAAGGTCATGTGAGGTAAAAGCAGACAGAGCTGTGATCAATCGCTGCTGCAGTTCTTCTGTATTCTAGACCACATCctgactgtaaataaaatatcaacactAAACCAGCGGAGTGGAGCTGACAgatcacagaaacacagaaactccTTACATCATaatctctgtttttattcactttattaAGGTGGAGGCGAGGACGTGGTGGAGGAAACGGCGACCGTCAGTCTGGTTTACATCGAGCCCAACGCCGCTCAGCCCACCCAGGACTCCACCAAAGATTTCACCCCCAGGATGGACACAGCGACGGTCAGGGAAAAGACCCGAGACAGCACGAACAGGAAACCCTTTAGAACAGAGGTAGGAAAATCCACGATTGGCTGCACTTCATGAGGACCAGCCAATCAAAACTGAATGGTAACTGCTGAAAAGTTCTTTTAATTAACAAAATATTAACAGATAATGAACAATTACTTCCATTTTTGTGAAGTTGTCGATTATTTTCTGCagtaatcaattagttgtttcaCTCTGATTGTGAGGAGGCGACAGAATCAAAGctaaccattttttaaatttttttcaaaaatgttaattttctgtgtttaaattgGAGCTTTTTCAAATTAGTTCAATGAAGGGTCATTCTAGAGCTGCAGCTGagcattattttcatttttatttattaattgctGAGTTGGTTGATCtacaaatgtcagaaaatgctgaCAAATGTGGCTCAAATGTCTTGTCTTGTCCAAAtatcttcagtttactgccacagaggaggaaagaaaccagaaaatattcacatttaagaagctgcaatcacagaatttagagtgtttttatgtaaaaaatgactcaatatgtTTATTTGTACCAAAACAGTGGCAGATTGTTTTAATGGTTGACAACTGAGAGGTTAATGTTGCTGCTCTttgcaaaatgaacataaacagCTGCAACGTGACTGTTGAGGCACTAAATCATCCCATaaggatgcaaaatgactgcaaagagacacaagaagaccaaaaatagtcaaacagaacaaagagaGACCATGAAGGAAGAAAATAGAGGcagaaaaatccacaaaaagagacaaactgatgaaaaacagatgcaaagatggcaaaaatgtgctaaaaaacacaaacaaaaggaaGACAAACCAGTGAAAAAGAGtcagaaaatgggaaaaatgtgcattaaaagttccctcaaatgtcttgttttgtccaaatatCTTCAGTTTATCGTCATAGAggaaagaaactagaaaatcttcacatttaagaagctgaaatcacagaacctttaaagaaaaacacccaACGCTGTGCATTTATTTCAAAGATTGCAGCTAAAACTCGGCTGGAAACAGAACTTCTGCTGTCGTAGCATCAACTTCTTAATcataacattaaaaaagcacaaaaaaagaaagtggtGCTGCAGAGTTTTGGCCCCAggcagcaacaaaaatgacGGTAAAGTTTATAAGGCAGTCCCAGAAGAGCCACATTAGACGAACTTCCAGTGCAACTTCACTCTTTATTTACATAAAATGCTAATAACAGCacttaaaatgtaatattgaGCCCCAAAAGTTGTGCTATAgaatattttttgtgtcttgttggtAGCTGCAGCAGAGCAACCATTAAAAAGTGACTCTGGAGTCCTGTAAAACTGCAACTCACTGTTTTCATCctaatgtgtttctgtgcattaaacaaacaagatataATGGTTTAATTAGTGAACTTTAAAGgagttttttcttatttaaaactTCTGGACTCACTGTTTTCATTGTCTGTGCTAAAGTAAAATGTCTCTTGGTtgtagtttcatatttaaaaagatgcaaaacttgTGCAAATATTCTTTAAATCCacttaaaaatgttcattttctgtgtttaaattgGAACATTTCCAAATTGGTTTGATGAAGGTTCATTCTAGAGCTGCAGCTGAGcattattttgatttttatttattaatcgTTTGCTTGTTTGATcgagaaatgtttttaaaaatggtgaaaaatgtgcacTCAGAGTTTCCTCAGATGTCTGGTTTTGcccaaatattttcagtttattgtcatggaggaaagaaaccaaaaaatattaactTTTAAGAAACTGAAATCACAAAATTTAGACCGTTTCTGTGTaaacaaaaatactcaaaatactTCATTCTGATTCTAAAATCTGCTGGAGGCGACCCAATCGGAGCTAAAAATCAGGATTTATTCCTAAATGTTCCTATTCTGTCTTTAAATTGGAAGTTTTTCCAATTGGTTTGATAAAGTTTGATAAAACTGaccattattttcatttttatttattaatcgattagttgtttgATCTAGAAATGTCAAAGatgtggtgaaaaatgtggatcagataCCCTTTTTTGCCCAAATatcttcagtttattgtcatggatgaaagaaaccaggaaatattcacatttaggaagctgaaatcacagaatttagactggtttcatgtaaaaaatgactcaaactgattCGTCCTGATTCTAAAATCTGCTGGAGGCGACCAAATCAGAGCTAAAAATTAGAATTTATTcctaaattttctttttctgtctttaaatttTTCAAATTGGTATTCCTCAAATGCTTTTGCAAGAAATCAAAGAAACCTGAATCATTTATTCTGTAGTAAGAACTAGAGCAAAATGTGCACAGAGGGTCATAAAAAGTATATATTTAAGTACTAAAGGAATGTTTTAGTCACCAAATTTGACTTCATGTGcgttttttctgctgtaaatctGCTTTGTGCGTCATTCTAACACAggtttataaaactgtgctaTTATGCAACCCAGACCCTCGCTGGTTTTCCGTCTGACCTGGTGTGATTCTGATGTAATACAGGAGCATCGAGGTTGTTTTCAGGATAAAAGATCACGTCAGTTCACGCTCGGTTGCAGATTCTGCAGGATTACATCTCAGTCGGACGTAATCGCCGACTCTGGAACATCGCAGCTCTCACCTCTGGATGCTGCATCCGTTTGGGATTAGTCCTGCAGGTCCCGACCCCGTAAACCCACCTGTCCTCCGCCTGTCGGTGCTGCCATCGCTGCCCCTCGCTGGCTGCACACTGGCTAAACGCTTTGGCTCGGTTCCATTTAGGTTATCAGCTTTCATCTCTGGGggaaaactaaacagaacatgggtccagataaaaaaaaaaagccttcttCAAATCTGGATTTGTCGCCCCCTACAGGTTTAACTGTTCCATTTCAGCCTCCACATTCCACTTCTTGCCAAGTTAATTAGTTTTTTCTCACAGAAATAATTCTGGGAAACGAGTGTTTTTACTTTCCTGCCAAGAGAGAGATGATATCTGATGACAATGACATGTCTGAACGTGGAAAATAACTCACTAACACGATCAGTTTATAGCTGAGACAGAACATTTAATACAACAGCCGCTGCAccaaagttgttgttgtttttaaattatttatctacaaaataattttaaataataaaattggtGGTATGAAGTaacctatttatttatttatttaccagtgtaaatattaatatttttgtatttttttaaaaaaccctaCGTAAcatctgtttttcttcatgtactaaaatatgtaataataataataataataatcactttTTTCTTCAGCTTTTGTACACAATTTACAGAAAAGATGTTTTGGTGGCAGATTTTTGTTCCCTCCAGACAGAACCAAGCTATCTGTTTcttgtctttatgctaagctaagctaacttgAAGCTGGCTGTACTTCcataataaatagattttaaactTGTCAGTCTTCTCATCCACCGACAAATTCCTAAATATTTACTGTCGTGTTCACACCTGGAAGGAAAATTAGGGATAATGCCAAACAAAGCCCACCTGTACCCAACTTTGCTCAACATTTGGACAAGAAATACTTGAGGAgagaatgtttttgttttgttttgcttaatgtatttgtttatttttgccgGGACAGTTGCGCAATTAACAGCAATCGCACCAGAGTTAGCTAGCAGCTAATTAGCATCTGTTGTCTCTGGGTAGGTACAGAAAAACGGAACAACCACAAggcaataaatacacaaaaaatcacaaataaagcTCATCATTGAGGGTTATGCATAaataaaatcagttaaaaatggtaaataaaagGTTTGCTCAGATTTCAAACGGATCTTGAGGACAGTTTTAAACTCTGCAAACCTTGTAAAGGTTAATTATCAATAAATCAACCTTTAACCGTCTTTTCCATCCTCTAGGCTCCAGTTCCAGTCACAGAGGACATGCAGAGGAACCAGATGACCAGTACGACCAGCGCTCCCGGTTCGCCTCAGGAGCCCATCGAGGTCCGCActgaaaacctcttccagaggaCGGAGGTGTTGGCAGGTAAACAACAGACACAACTAACCGAACCTCACCCCGGCAGGTCGAGGCAGACGGCTGACctccctgaacctggttctgacggacgtttttttcccactgctgctgctcaatGGAAATCATTtggtttatttctgtaatttagCATCATTAAATCTGGAAAAGTTCCCTGAGGTGACCTGAGTTGTGATTGAAGTTATACAAAGAAGACTAAATTGAATTGAAGCGAATTAAGTTTGACTTAATTGTATTTGTATAAAGCGAACTCACAACACAAGTCATCTCAGGTCGCTTCACATAAAAAAGTCAAGATGTTAGAATATTATATCAGAGAAATAAACTCAGTGATTCCCTTTGAAGACACTCAGTTATGCTCCTATAAATCAGACATAGAAATATAGAGAGCTATGTTAAGAATCCGAATACCAAACATCTGTTTCTGGAtggtttttgtcctttttgtcacatttttcttcactgtgtttttaggtttgtttgttatttacaGTATCTGGCTAATGTAATGGTGCTTTTTTTGCACTATTCGCACCATTTTGcaacatttatattaaaaaaaacatattaaaggAGATTATTTTGAGAAAACATCACCATTCTTTACCTTTTCGGATCCAGACGGTAGTgcagaaattaaatttttttacaggatctggtTAGTACAAAGGTGATTTTATGCACTATTCACACCATTTTGAACCTTTCATATCAATAAAACATATTGAAGGAGGCGATTTTAAGACATCAGCAGTTTTTATCTTTATGGAGCAACAAGATAGTGcagaatttttccttttttatcgTATGTGGTTAGTGCAAAGGGGCTTTTTTGCATTATTCACACCTTTTATACAAATAAAACCTATTGAAGGAGGTGATTTTGAGAAAATatcataatttttttctctttgcagaTCCACAGTttagtgcagaatttttagttttttaccgTATCCGGTTAGCacaaaggtgatttttttttttttttgcactattCACACCATTTTGCACCATTtatatgaataaaacattttgaaagagGTGATTTCGACAAAATatcaagatttttttctcttggcAGATGCACAAGATAATGCAGAGTTTCAAGTTTTTTACAGTCTGATCAGTGCAGAGGTGCTTTTTTGCGTTATTCGAAccttttttataaataaaacattgaaggAGGCgattttgagattttttatCGCTGCAGATCCACAGGctagtgcagaattttttatttacgCAATCTTGCTAAAGCAAATAgtctttttttggcaaattttaaaaatgagacatgcagaacaaagtgattttcttttgttatttatCGTCATTTTCAGTTTAGATTTGATTAAATCTTCAGACTTTAGCCTTAACAGACATTATCTTAATGGAATAAGTTTATCTGTTCTcttgtttgaaataaatgaaacagattGATGCTACTctcagttagcttagcttagcattagttATTGAGCTACAGCAGTTATTGTGCACAAATGTCACCTTCATGTctggtctttatgctaagctaagctaaccagctgctagAACTAGCTTTATATTTAGATAAAAGCTAAACCATCTCATTAATATTCCATCAGTTTGACAACGAGCTCTTTGGTGCATTTATTCTGTTCAGTTTGCCGTCTGATCGTCTCGTCGGTTTACGTGTCGGCGTGTTTTCGGTGAGTCCTTCAAACCCAGGTAGAGTTTTCCCACCTGAGCTTCCTCTCTGAATAATTACGCTAATAAACTCGCTCTGCGTCCCTCAGTGGGACCTCGCAGAGTTCGCAGCATCGAGGACGTTTCTTTGAGAGCGTCAAAAAAAAGGGATTTTATCCAGCCGAGAATCACAGCGACCCTCAGATGCCGACCGATTGGCGCCTCGCTCCGGCTTTGCTGTGAGATCCGTCTGGTGTTGGCAACGAGCAGAAGCAACAAGGACGAACCGGGACTGATCGACTCATTTCATCTGCAGCGTATTGTCCCCGGGCTGCGATGGAAAGAAATAGGATCAGTGGTAGAAAGTCTGCGGATAGAAAATTGAAATGTATGTACCTGAGTCGCCTCCTTCTAGATTACAGCCATCAGTCTTCGCCCGCCCCG from Acanthochromis polyacanthus isolate Apoly-LR-REF ecotype Palm Island chromosome 11, KAUST_Apoly_ChrSc, whole genome shotgun sequence includes the following:
- the sdc2 gene encoding syndecan-2: MRNVWIILSLGLTVILCGETIAAAATKASSQGDDLYLDDTGSGGYYPEDDDDFNSGSGSGGGEDVVEETATVSLVYIEPNAAQPTQDSTKDFTPRMDTATVREKTRDSTNRKPFRTEAPVPVTEDMQRNQMTSTTSAPGSPQEPIEVRTENLFQRTEVLAAVIAGGVIGFLFAIFLILLLVYRMRKKDEGSYDLGERKPSGGAYQKAPTKEFYA